In one window of Calypte anna isolate BGI_N300 chromosome 1, bCalAnn1_v1.p, whole genome shotgun sequence DNA:
- the IFT27 gene encoding intraflagellar transport protein 27 homolog isoform X2, which yields MVKLAAKCLLAGDAAVGKSALAQMFCNDGAHFQKNYTLTTGIELLVKAVSVPETSDSVEFFIFDSAGKDLFSEMLEKLWEQPNVLCLVYDVTNEQSFKNCAKWLEKLKAQAVGLHIPGVLVGNKTDLVGRRVVEQKQAQEWAEKHGLEYCEVSVRGSLSLPARSCLASVLLSLGDAVPSAGSRSQDFSRSSLEASRTSCRQIQIGLAAKWGQRARIPLLF from the exons ATGGTCAAGCTCGCTGCCAAGTGCCTCCTGGCAG gagATGCAGCTGTGGGGAAGAGTGCTTTAGCCCAGATGTTTTGCAATGATGGGGCTCATTTTCAGAAGAACTACACACTG ACAACAGGCATAGAACTGTTGGTGAAGGCTGTATCAGTTCCAGAGACAAGTGATAGTGTG GAATTCTTCATTTTTGACTCTGCAGGAAAAGAtctattttctgaaatgctggaGAAACTG TGGGAGCAACCCAATGTCCTGTGCCTTGTGTATGATGTCACCAATGAGCAATCTTTCAAAAACTGTGCCAAGTGGTTGGAGAAGCTGAAGGCTCAGGCAGTCGGACTGCACATCCCAG gtgTCTTAGTAGGGAATAAAACAGACCTGGTTGGTCGTCGAGTTGTGGAACAGAAACAAGCACAGGAGTGGGCTGAGAAACATGGCCTGGAATACTGTGAGGTGTCAGTG CGTGGTTCACTGTCACTGCCTGCTAGGAGCTGTCTTGCATCTGTACTGCTGTCACTTGGTGACGCAGTGCCCTCTGCTGGTTCCAGGTCACAAGATTTCTCAAGAAGCTCTCTGGAAGCAAGCAGGACTTCCTGCAGGCAGATCCAAATTGGCTTAGCTGCAAAATGGGGTCAGAGAGCAAGAATACCTCTTTTATTCTAA
- the IFT27 gene encoding intraflagellar transport protein 27 homolog isoform X4 produces the protein MVKLAAKCLLAGESGPSGPIRPAGGDAAVGKSALAQMFCNDGAHFQKNYTLTTGIELLVKAVSVPETSDSVEFFIFDSAGKDLFSEMLEKLWEQPNVLCLVYDVTNEQSFKNCAKWLEKLKAQAVGLHIPGVLVGNKTDLVGRRVVEQKQAQEWAEKHGLEYCEVSVKEMKNFEAPFHILAKSFYQLYKEKVETFHSLA, from the exons ATGGTCAAGCTCGCTGCCAAGTGCCTCCTGGCAGGTGAGTCCGGCCCGTCCGGTCCCATCCGCCCTGCTGGAG gagATGCAGCTGTGGGGAAGAGTGCTTTAGCCCAGATGTTTTGCAATGATGGGGCTCATTTTCAGAAGAACTACACACTG ACAACAGGCATAGAACTGTTGGTGAAGGCTGTATCAGTTCCAGAGACAAGTGATAGTGTG GAATTCTTCATTTTTGACTCTGCAGGAAAAGAtctattttctgaaatgctggaGAAACTG TGGGAGCAACCCAATGTCCTGTGCCTTGTGTATGATGTCACCAATGAGCAATCTTTCAAAAACTGTGCCAAGTGGTTGGAGAAGCTGAAGGCTCAGGCAGTCGGACTGCACATCCCAG gtgTCTTAGTAGGGAATAAAACAGACCTGGTTGGTCGTCGAGTTGTGGAACAGAAACAAGCACAGGAGTGGGCTGAGAAACATGGCCTGGAATACTGTGAGGTGTCAGTG aagGAGATGAAAAATTTTGAGGCCCCTTTCCACATCCTGGCAAAGTCATTCTACCAACTATACAAAGAGAAAGTGGAAACTTTTCACTCACTAGCTTGA
- the IFT27 gene encoding intraflagellar transport protein 27 homolog isoform X7, translating into MVKLAAKCLLAGDAAVGKSALAQMFCNDGAHFQKNYTLTTGIELLVKAVSVPETSDSVEFFIFDSAGKDLFSEMLEKLWEQPNVLCLVYDVTNEQSFKNCAKWLEKLKAQAVGLHIPGVLVGNKTDLVGRRVVEQKQAQEWAEKHGLEYCEVSVKEMKNFEAPFHILAKSFYQLYKEKVETFHSLA; encoded by the exons ATGGTCAAGCTCGCTGCCAAGTGCCTCCTGGCAG gagATGCAGCTGTGGGGAAGAGTGCTTTAGCCCAGATGTTTTGCAATGATGGGGCTCATTTTCAGAAGAACTACACACTG ACAACAGGCATAGAACTGTTGGTGAAGGCTGTATCAGTTCCAGAGACAAGTGATAGTGTG GAATTCTTCATTTTTGACTCTGCAGGAAAAGAtctattttctgaaatgctggaGAAACTG TGGGAGCAACCCAATGTCCTGTGCCTTGTGTATGATGTCACCAATGAGCAATCTTTCAAAAACTGTGCCAAGTGGTTGGAGAAGCTGAAGGCTCAGGCAGTCGGACTGCACATCCCAG gtgTCTTAGTAGGGAATAAAACAGACCTGGTTGGTCGTCGAGTTGTGGAACAGAAACAAGCACAGGAGTGGGCTGAGAAACATGGCCTGGAATACTGTGAGGTGTCAGTG aagGAGATGAAAAATTTTGAGGCCCCTTTCCACATCCTGGCAAAGTCATTCTACCAACTATACAAAGAGAAAGTGGAAACTTTTCACTCACTAGCTTGA
- the IFT27 gene encoding intraflagellar transport protein 27 homolog isoform X6, which yields MVKLAAKCLLAGESGPSGPIRPAGGDAAVGKSALAQMFCNDGAHFQKNYTLTTGIELLVKAVSVPETSDSVEFFIFDSAGKDLFSEMLEKLWEQPNVLCLVYDVTNEQSFKNCAKWLEKLKAQAVGLHIPGVLVGNKTDLVGRRVVEQKQAQEWAEKHGLEYCEVSVRVGREPAPHLIKQKCPLQPEH from the exons ATGGTCAAGCTCGCTGCCAAGTGCCTCCTGGCAGGTGAGTCCGGCCCGTCCGGTCCCATCCGCCCTGCTGGAG gagATGCAGCTGTGGGGAAGAGTGCTTTAGCCCAGATGTTTTGCAATGATGGGGCTCATTTTCAGAAGAACTACACACTG ACAACAGGCATAGAACTGTTGGTGAAGGCTGTATCAGTTCCAGAGACAAGTGATAGTGTG GAATTCTTCATTTTTGACTCTGCAGGAAAAGAtctattttctgaaatgctggaGAAACTG TGGGAGCAACCCAATGTCCTGTGCCTTGTGTATGATGTCACCAATGAGCAATCTTTCAAAAACTGTGCCAAGTGGTTGGAGAAGCTGAAGGCTCAGGCAGTCGGACTGCACATCCCAG gtgTCTTAGTAGGGAATAAAACAGACCTGGTTGGTCGTCGAGTTGTGGAACAGAAACAAGCACAGGAGTGGGCTGAGAAACATGGCCTGGAATACTGTGAGGTGTCAGTG AGAGTGGGAAGAGAACCTGCACCTCACTTGATCAAGCAGAAGTGCCCACTACAACCTGAGCACTGA
- the IFT27 gene encoding intraflagellar transport protein 27 homolog isoform X1 codes for MVKLAAKCLLAGESGPSGPIRPAGGDAAVGKSALAQMFCNDGAHFQKNYTLTTGIELLVKAVSVPETSDSVEFFIFDSAGKDLFSEMLEKLWEQPNVLCLVYDVTNEQSFKNCAKWLEKLKAQAVGLHIPGVLVGNKTDLVGRRVVEQKQAQEWAEKHGLEYCEVSVRGSLSLPARSCLASVLLSLGDAVPSAGSRSQDFSRSSLEASRTSCRQIQIGLAAKWGQRARIPLLF; via the exons ATGGTCAAGCTCGCTGCCAAGTGCCTCCTGGCAGGTGAGTCCGGCCCGTCCGGTCCCATCCGCCCTGCTGGAG gagATGCAGCTGTGGGGAAGAGTGCTTTAGCCCAGATGTTTTGCAATGATGGGGCTCATTTTCAGAAGAACTACACACTG ACAACAGGCATAGAACTGTTGGTGAAGGCTGTATCAGTTCCAGAGACAAGTGATAGTGTG GAATTCTTCATTTTTGACTCTGCAGGAAAAGAtctattttctgaaatgctggaGAAACTG TGGGAGCAACCCAATGTCCTGTGCCTTGTGTATGATGTCACCAATGAGCAATCTTTCAAAAACTGTGCCAAGTGGTTGGAGAAGCTGAAGGCTCAGGCAGTCGGACTGCACATCCCAG gtgTCTTAGTAGGGAATAAAACAGACCTGGTTGGTCGTCGAGTTGTGGAACAGAAACAAGCACAGGAGTGGGCTGAGAAACATGGCCTGGAATACTGTGAGGTGTCAGTG CGTGGTTCACTGTCACTGCCTGCTAGGAGCTGTCTTGCATCTGTACTGCTGTCACTTGGTGACGCAGTGCCCTCTGCTGGTTCCAGGTCACAAGATTTCTCAAGAAGCTCTCTGGAAGCAAGCAGGACTTCCTGCAGGCAGATCCAAATTGGCTTAGCTGCAAAATGGGGTCAGAGAGCAAGAATACCTCTTTTATTCTAA
- the IFT27 gene encoding intraflagellar transport protein 27 homolog isoform X5, translating into MVKLAAKCLLAGESGPSGPIRPAGGDAAVGKSALAQMFCNDGAHFQKNYTLWEQPNVLCLVYDVTNEQSFKNCAKWLEKLKAQAVGLHIPGVLVGNKTDLVGRRVVEQKQAQEWAEKHGLEYCEVSVRGSLSLPARSCLASVLLSLGDAVPSAGSRSQDFSRSSLEASRTSCRQIQIGLAAKWGQRARIPLLF; encoded by the exons ATGGTCAAGCTCGCTGCCAAGTGCCTCCTGGCAGGTGAGTCCGGCCCGTCCGGTCCCATCCGCCCTGCTGGAG gagATGCAGCTGTGGGGAAGAGTGCTTTAGCCCAGATGTTTTGCAATGATGGGGCTCATTTTCAGAAGAACTACACACTG TGGGAGCAACCCAATGTCCTGTGCCTTGTGTATGATGTCACCAATGAGCAATCTTTCAAAAACTGTGCCAAGTGGTTGGAGAAGCTGAAGGCTCAGGCAGTCGGACTGCACATCCCAG gtgTCTTAGTAGGGAATAAAACAGACCTGGTTGGTCGTCGAGTTGTGGAACAGAAACAAGCACAGGAGTGGGCTGAGAAACATGGCCTGGAATACTGTGAGGTGTCAGTG CGTGGTTCACTGTCACTGCCTGCTAGGAGCTGTCTTGCATCTGTACTGCTGTCACTTGGTGACGCAGTGCCCTCTGCTGGTTCCAGGTCACAAGATTTCTCAAGAAGCTCTCTGGAAGCAAGCAGGACTTCCTGCAGGCAGATCCAAATTGGCTTAGCTGCAAAATGGGGTCAGAGAGCAAGAATACCTCTTTTATTCTAA
- the IFT27 gene encoding intraflagellar transport protein 27 homolog isoform X3, giving the protein MVKLAAKCLLAGESGPSGPIRPAGGDAAVGKSALAQMFCNDGAHFQKNYTLEFFIFDSAGKDLFSEMLEKLWEQPNVLCLVYDVTNEQSFKNCAKWLEKLKAQAVGLHIPGVLVGNKTDLVGRRVVEQKQAQEWAEKHGLEYCEVSVRGSLSLPARSCLASVLLSLGDAVPSAGSRSQDFSRSSLEASRTSCRQIQIGLAAKWGQRARIPLLF; this is encoded by the exons ATGGTCAAGCTCGCTGCCAAGTGCCTCCTGGCAGGTGAGTCCGGCCCGTCCGGTCCCATCCGCCCTGCTGGAG gagATGCAGCTGTGGGGAAGAGTGCTTTAGCCCAGATGTTTTGCAATGATGGGGCTCATTTTCAGAAGAACTACACACTG GAATTCTTCATTTTTGACTCTGCAGGAAAAGAtctattttctgaaatgctggaGAAACTG TGGGAGCAACCCAATGTCCTGTGCCTTGTGTATGATGTCACCAATGAGCAATCTTTCAAAAACTGTGCCAAGTGGTTGGAGAAGCTGAAGGCTCAGGCAGTCGGACTGCACATCCCAG gtgTCTTAGTAGGGAATAAAACAGACCTGGTTGGTCGTCGAGTTGTGGAACAGAAACAAGCACAGGAGTGGGCTGAGAAACATGGCCTGGAATACTGTGAGGTGTCAGTG CGTGGTTCACTGTCACTGCCTGCTAGGAGCTGTCTTGCATCTGTACTGCTGTCACTTGGTGACGCAGTGCCCTCTGCTGGTTCCAGGTCACAAGATTTCTCAAGAAGCTCTCTGGAAGCAAGCAGGACTTCCTGCAGGCAGATCCAAATTGGCTTAGCTGCAAAATGGGGTCAGAGAGCAAGAATACCTCTTTTATTCTAA